The following are from one region of the Candidatus Omnitrophota bacterium genome:
- the acpP gene encoding acyl carrier protein gives MSEQNVEEKVKAIIAERLRADMDKITPEANFINDLGADSLDQVELVMALEDEFGLEIADDEAQKLDTVGKAIEYVKSKVS, from the coding sequence ATGTCAGAACAGAATGTTGAAGAGAAAGTAAAAGCGATTATCGCGGAAAGATTGAGAGCGGATATGGATAAAATTACGCCCGAGGCGAATTTTATCAATGACCTTGGCGCCGATTCGCTGGATCAGGTTGAGCTCGTGATGGCCCTTGAGGACGAATTCGGCCTTGAAATAGCCGATGATGAGGCTCAGAAGCTCGACACCGTCGGAAAAGCAATAGAATACGTTAAATCCAAAGTTTCCTAA
- the rnc gene encoding ribonuclease III translates to MKKTELEKISGIVGFEPDDTKLFSKAFTHKTLAFQKGLLDMSNERLEFLGDSVLNLYISIRLFEIFPDAAEGALTRMRSYLVNTRRLAKLSRELGLHEILKVGESFEGDPAEQTSILADTFEALLGAVYINKGWEASGAFIEKYFDIEKASAKLDSKSKLQQIVQKESGILPQYTVVKEEGLPHKKHFVVEVEFNGAVRGSGEGSNKKNAQECAAKDALSKMGDTDDRK, encoded by the coding sequence GTGAAAAAAACCGAGTTAGAAAAAATCAGCGGCATTGTGGGTTTTGAGCCGGATGACACCAAGCTCTTCTCAAAAGCTTTTACGCATAAAACATTAGCGTTTCAGAAGGGCCTGCTCGATATGTCCAATGAGAGGCTTGAGTTCCTGGGCGATTCTGTTCTCAATCTCTACATATCCATAAGGCTTTTTGAGATATTCCCCGACGCCGCCGAGGGGGCGCTGACAAGGATGCGTTCCTATCTTGTTAACACGAGGCGACTGGCGAAATTATCCAGGGAGCTGGGCCTGCATGAAATACTCAAAGTGGGGGAATCTTTTGAGGGCGACCCCGCTGAACAGACATCTATTCTCGCCGACACTTTTGAGGCGCTCCTAGGGGCGGTCTATATAAACAAAGGCTGGGAAGCGTCGGGCGCTTTCATAGAAAAATATTTTGACATAGAAAAAGCGTCCGCCAAACTTGATTCAAAAAGCAAACTGCAGCAGATAGTGCAGAAAGAATCGGGTATTCTCCCTCAATACACTGTTGTGAAAGAGGAAGGCCTTCCGCATAAAAAACATTTCGTTGTGGAAGTGGAGTTCAACGGCGCTGTGCGCGGCTCAGGGGAAGGATCCAACAAGAAAAACGCCCAGGAATGCGCGGCGAAAGACGCGCTCTCAAAGATGGGCGACACCGATGACCGGAAGTAG